A genomic window from Cloacibacillus evryensis DSM 19522 includes:
- a CDS encoding anaerobic ribonucleoside-triphosphate reductase activating protein, with translation MEKTADTRAGGYLPASFLDWEGHVAAVIFTCGCNFRCPWCHNGELVTARAGELSIEKIIFDIKRRAKFLDGVVISGGEPTLWPGLRPLLEELKALGLSVKLDTNGTNPELLRGLIRDGLVEHVAMDVKAPLDAESYAKLTGVPVDIAKITESVGIIKESAASYEFRTTFVPALHGPDDMPAIRAQLGDDRHWVVQCFKPSGCLDGKFLEKEAADPEKLKKILPGVRIRG, from the coding sequence ATGGAAAAGACAGCGGATACGAGGGCGGGGGGATATCTCCCCGCCTCTTTTTTAGACTGGGAGGGCCATGTCGCGGCGGTGATCTTCACCTGCGGCTGCAACTTCCGCTGCCCCTGGTGCCATAACGGAGAACTGGTGACGGCGCGCGCCGGCGAGCTGTCTATTGAAAAGATAATCTTCGACATAAAGCGGCGCGCGAAATTCCTTGACGGAGTCGTCATAAGCGGTGGAGAGCCGACGCTGTGGCCGGGGCTGCGCCCGCTCTTGGAGGAGCTCAAAGCGCTGGGGTTATCCGTCAAACTCGACACTAACGGGACGAACCCGGAGCTGCTGCGTGGCCTTATCCGGGATGGGCTGGTGGAACACGTCGCGATGGATGTCAAAGCGCCGCTTGACGCCGAGTCATACGCGAAGCTCACGGGAGTGCCGGTCGACATCGCGAAGATAACGGAATCTGTCGGGATAATAAAGGAGTCCGCCGCCTCATATGAGTTCCGCACGACCTTCGTGCCGGCGCTCCACGGTCCCGACGACATGCCGGCGATACGCGCCCAGCTCGGCGACGACCGGCATTGGGTGGTGCAGTGTTTTAAGCCGTCGGGATGCCTCGACGGGAAATTCCTTGAAAAAGAGGCTGCCGACCCCGAAAAATTAAAAAAAATATTGCCTGGAGTCAGAATTCGCGGCTGA
- a CDS encoding ABC transporter substrate-binding protein, giving the protein MKLTKSVAVAFSLVLVMAGMAMAAETVKIGVYLPITGGNAIGGQLELDGVKLAHQQYPTVDGKKIELVVVDNKSDKVESANAVKRLIEKDKVRAIIGTYGSSLAMAGGEVAEKAGIPMVGTSCTNPLVTQGKKYVFRVCFIDPFQGAGAADYALKELKAKSAAMLIEVTEDYSVGLGNFFKQNFTKNGGKIVSVMNYQKGDQDFTAQLTEIISKKPDVLYIPANFAEGAIIMRQARELGAKFSILGGDAMDNPEMVKIGGDSVEGFSYTTFAYSPNMAEKLMSPIQKQFTAQWRKAFPGKDPAALTGCGYDAYLLIYNAIKSAKSTDPAKITAAIASTKDMPGVTGTTTINKTHDAEKSVGIIKIEKGKQVFHAIVNPK; this is encoded by the coding sequence ATGAAGTTAACCAAGAGTGTGGCAGTGGCTTTTTCATTGGTGCTCGTCATGGCCGGAATGGCGATGGCGGCGGAGACGGTGAAGATAGGAGTATATCTTCCCATTACGGGCGGAAACGCCATCGGCGGCCAGCTTGAACTTGACGGAGTCAAACTCGCTCACCAGCAGTACCCGACTGTGGACGGCAAAAAGATCGAACTTGTCGTCGTCGACAACAAGAGCGACAAGGTCGAATCGGCGAACGCCGTAAAGCGTCTGATCGAGAAGGATAAGGTGAGGGCGATAATCGGAACCTACGGCTCGTCGCTCGCGATGGCCGGCGGCGAAGTGGCGGAGAAGGCCGGAATCCCGATGGTCGGCACCTCCTGCACGAACCCGCTCGTAACGCAGGGCAAGAAGTACGTCTTCCGCGTCTGCTTCATCGACCCCTTCCAGGGCGCCGGCGCCGCGGACTACGCGCTTAAGGAGCTGAAGGCGAAGAGCGCCGCGATGCTCATCGAAGTCACCGAAGACTACAGCGTAGGCCTCGGCAACTTCTTCAAGCAGAACTTCACGAAGAACGGCGGCAAGATCGTCTCCGTGATGAACTACCAGAAGGGCGACCAGGACTTCACGGCTCAGCTGACTGAGATCATCAGCAAGAAGCCCGACGTCCTCTACATCCCCGCCAACTTCGCGGAGGGCGCGATCATCATGCGCCAGGCGCGCGAGCTCGGCGCGAAGTTCAGCATCCTCGGCGGCGACGCGATGGACAACCCCGAGATGGTCAAGATCGGCGGAGATTCGGTCGAGGGCTTCAGCTACACGACATTCGCCTATTCGCCCAACATGGCAGAGAAACTTATGAGCCCCATCCAGAAGCAGTTCACGGCGCAGTGGCGGAAGGCATTCCCCGGCAAAGACCCAGCGGCCCTCACCGGATGCGGCTATGACGCCTACCTGCTCATCTACAACGCGATCAAGAGCGCGAAGAGCACCGATCCCGCGAAGATCACCGCGGCCATCGCCTCAACTAAGGATATGCCCGGCGTAACGGGAACGACGACGATCAACAAGACGCATGACGCCGAGAAGTCTGTCGGCATCATCAAGATCGAAAAGGGCAAGCAGGTCTTCCACGCGATCGTCAACCCTAAATAG
- a CDS encoding branched-chain amino acid ABC transporter permease, which yields MTSDMMVQHFFNALMLGSLYGLIAIGYTMVYGILRLINFAHGDIFMISTYFVFLAITVMHLPWIPAVLLSILATAVFGVMIDRVAYQPLRNAPRISALISAIGVSFFIENLCLVIFTGVPKPMPRFEPLVRVMTLGNVRILPLAIFVPIISFVLVGALLWMLYRTKPGLAMRAISRDIETTRLMGVKVDRIIALTFAIGSALAACAGIMWALRYPQIHPFMGIFPGLKAFIAAVLGGIGSVQGAMIGGLLLGFMEIMLVAFFPALSGYRDAFAFVLLILILFYKPTGLMGEKLEDKI from the coding sequence ATGACTTCTGACATGATGGTCCAGCATTTCTTCAACGCGCTTATGCTGGGCAGCCTTTACGGCCTTATCGCCATCGGCTATACGATGGTCTACGGCATCCTGCGGCTCATAAATTTCGCCCACGGCGACATCTTTATGATCAGCACCTATTTCGTCTTTCTTGCCATCACTGTGATGCATCTGCCGTGGATACCGGCGGTGCTGCTCTCGATCCTCGCCACCGCGGTCTTCGGCGTTATGATCGACCGCGTCGCCTACCAGCCGCTGCGCAACGCCCCGCGCATATCGGCCCTTATATCGGCGATCGGCGTCTCATTTTTCATTGAAAACCTCTGCCTCGTCATCTTCACGGGTGTCCCGAAGCCGATGCCGCGCTTCGAGCCGCTCGTCCGGGTCATGACGCTTGGCAACGTCCGCATTTTGCCGCTCGCCATATTCGTCCCGATAATCTCCTTCGTCCTGGTGGGCGCCCTGCTCTGGATGCTCTACCGCACAAAACCGGGGCTGGCGATGCGCGCGATCTCGCGCGACATAGAGACCACGCGTCTCATGGGCGTCAAGGTGGACCGCATCATCGCGCTGACCTTCGCCATCGGTTCGGCGCTCGCGGCCTGCGCCGGCATCATGTGGGCGCTGCGTTATCCTCAGATACATCCGTTCATGGGAATATTTCCCGGCCTCAAGGCATTTATCGCGGCGGTCCTCGGCGGCATCGGCTCCGTGCAGGGGGCGATGATCGGCGGCCTGCTGCTGGGATTCATGGAGATCATGCTCGTCGCCTTTTTCCCGGCGCTCTCCGGCTACCGCGACGCTTTCGCCTTCGTCCTGCTCATACTGATACTCTTCTACAAACCGACCGGCCTGATGGGTGAGAAGCTGGAGGATAAGATATGA
- a CDS encoding branched-chain amino acid ABC transporter permease: MMKNSTKLTLNVICLGLLALFLWWAQDSLDGYKIQVLNLIAVNAILAISLNLIYGFTGMFSLAHAGFMAIGAYVTAILILPAAQKEMMYILEPMMWPFSVMHAPFFIAVVAGGLVAALVGLLMALPCLKLGGDYLGIATLGFGEIIRVLFTNMTPVTNGALGLKGIPAYANLGWNYFWCVLTFYVIVKLLSSNFGNTLRAVRDDEVAAKAMGINTFRTKTISFVIGAFFAGVGGALMGSLITTIDPKMFNFQLTFNILMFVVVGGLGSITGSLIGTVVITVLLEWLRFVEDSITIFSWEFAGVPGMRMLIFSLLLLFIILYRREGIIGGYEFSWDSAARLAKRIFRGKGARANG, encoded by the coding sequence ATGATGAAAAATTCGACCAAACTTACGCTCAACGTCATCTGCCTCGGACTCCTCGCCCTCTTCCTCTGGTGGGCGCAGGACAGCCTCGACGGCTACAAGATCCAGGTGCTGAACCTGATCGCCGTCAACGCGATCCTCGCGATCAGCCTCAACCTCATCTACGGCTTTACCGGCATGTTCTCCCTCGCCCACGCGGGCTTCATGGCGATCGGCGCCTACGTGACGGCGATCCTCATCCTGCCGGCGGCGCAGAAGGAGATGATGTACATCCTCGAACCGATGATGTGGCCCTTCTCCGTGATGCACGCCCCCTTCTTCATCGCCGTCGTCGCCGGCGGACTCGTCGCGGCCCTCGTCGGCCTGCTGATGGCGCTTCCCTGTCTCAAGCTCGGCGGCGACTATCTCGGCATCGCGACGCTCGGCTTCGGCGAGATAATCCGCGTCCTCTTCACGAACATGACGCCGGTCACAAACGGCGCGCTGGGGCTGAAAGGCATCCCGGCCTACGCCAACCTCGGCTGGAACTATTTCTGGTGCGTACTGACCTTTTATGTGATCGTCAAGCTGCTGTCGAGCAACTTCGGCAACACCCTGCGCGCCGTGCGCGACGACGAGGTCGCGGCGAAGGCGATGGGCATAAATACCTTCCGCACCAAGACGATATCCTTTGTCATCGGCGCTTTCTTCGCCGGTGTCGGCGGCGCTCTGATGGGCAGCCTCATCACCACGATAGACCCGAAGATGTTCAACTTCCAGCTCACCTTCAACATCCTGATGTTCGTCGTCGTCGGCGGCCTCGGCTCGATAACCGGCTCGCTCATAGGCACGGTGGTCATCACCGTGCTGCTTGAGTGGCTGCGTTTCGTCGAGGACTCAATAACGATCTTCTCGTGGGAGTTTGCGGGGGTCCCCGGTATGCGAATGCTGATCTTCTCGCTGCTTTTGCTCTTCATCATCCTCTACCGCCGCGAGGGAATAATCGGAGGCTACGAATTCAGCTGGGACAGCGCCGCGCGCTTAGCGAAGCGTATCTTCCGGGGAAAGGGGGCGCGCGCCAATGGCTGA
- a CDS encoding ABC transporter ATP-binding protein, producing MADTILKTEDVMIKFGGLTAVSGFTIEVERGSITSLIGPNGAGKTTCFNIITGFYKPTSGRVIFDGCDITPLEPHIVCKSGVARTFQNIRLFTGGTVLQNVMTACWVRQRAPWWSAPLYLPLFLREEREIRGRSMELLEAVGLDKLAGEVATGLPYGAQRRLEIARALATNPKLLLLDEPAAGMNPQESQDLMDFIRSIRDKFDVTILMIEHDMKVVMGVSEWIRVLDYGQLIAEGTPADIRSNPKVIEAYLGKDAARAGESPARRAASGGRPCEGEESDHA from the coding sequence ATGGCTGATACGATACTGAAGACTGAGGACGTCATGATAAAATTCGGCGGCCTCACCGCCGTCAGCGGCTTCACCATAGAGGTCGAGCGCGGCTCGATAACGAGCCTCATCGGTCCGAACGGCGCGGGAAAGACCACCTGCTTCAATATAATCACCGGTTTTTACAAGCCGACGTCGGGGCGCGTCATCTTTGACGGCTGCGACATCACGCCGCTGGAGCCGCACATCGTCTGCAAGAGCGGCGTCGCGCGCACCTTTCAGAACATCCGCCTCTTTACCGGCGGCACCGTGCTGCAAAACGTCATGACCGCCTGCTGGGTGCGCCAGCGGGCTCCGTGGTGGAGCGCGCCGCTCTATCTGCCGCTCTTCCTCCGCGAAGAGCGCGAGATACGCGGGCGTTCGATGGAGCTGCTCGAGGCGGTGGGGCTGGACAAGCTCGCGGGCGAGGTCGCCACGGGACTGCCCTACGGCGCGCAGCGTCGTCTGGAGATAGCGCGCGCCCTCGCGACGAACCCGAAGCTGCTGCTCCTCGACGAACCTGCCGCGGGCATGAACCCGCAGGAAAGCCAGGATCTGATGGACTTTATCAGAAGCATCCGCGATAAATTCGACGTTACGATATTGATGATCGAGCACGACATGAAGGTCGTCATGGGCGTCTCCGAATGGATACGCGTGCTTGACTACGGACAGCTCATCGCCGAGGGCACTCCGGCGGATATCCGCTCAAACCCGAAGGTCATCGAGGCATATCTCGGCAAAGACGCGGCCCGCGCCGGAGAAAGCCCCGCCCGCAGGGCGGCCTCCGGCGGGCGTCCGTGCGAGGGGGAGGAATCTGACCATGCTTAA
- a CDS encoding ABC transporter ATP-binding protein: MLKVENLSVNYGGIQALRGISLDVPIGKIVTLIGANGAGKSSTLRAIAGLVRNKSGSVTWKEKHLMGLQPEHVLERGIALCPEGRRIFPHLTVLENLKLGGYSCKNKDEEAAGIERAFTLFPRLRERSWQKGGTLSGGEQQMLAVGRALMSDPELIMFDEPSMGLAPILVEEVFNIIEQINKEGKTVLLVEQNAFAALKIADYAYVLEVGEITLQGPGDELLRDPRVVSAYLGG, from the coding sequence ATGCTTAAGGTCGAAAATCTTTCGGTAAATTACGGCGGCATACAGGCGCTGCGCGGAATATCCCTTGACGTGCCGATCGGGAAAATAGTCACCCTTATCGGCGCGAACGGCGCGGGCAAGAGCAGCACGCTGCGCGCGATCGCCGGCCTTGTGAGAAACAAGAGCGGCAGCGTCACCTGGAAAGAAAAACACCTGATGGGACTCCAGCCGGAGCACGTCCTCGAGCGCGGCATCGCCCTCTGCCCCGAGGGACGCCGGATATTCCCGCACCTCACGGTGCTTGAGAACCTCAAGCTCGGCGGCTACAGCTGCAAGAATAAAGACGAGGAAGCTGCGGGCATAGAACGCGCCTTCACGCTCTTCCCGCGCCTGCGCGAACGCTCATGGCAGAAGGGAGGCACCCTCTCCGGCGGCGAACAGCAGATGCTGGCCGTCGGGCGCGCGCTGATGAGCGACCCGGAACTGATAATGTTCGACGAACCGTCGATGGGACTCGCGCCGATCCTTGTCGAAGAGGTCTTCAACATCATCGAACAGATAAACAAGGAGGGCAAAACGGTCCTGCTCGTCGAGCAAAACGCCTTTGCCGCGCTCAAGATCGCCGATTACGCCTACGTTCTGGAAGTCGGCGAGATCACCCTTCAGGGGCCGGGAGATGAACTCCTGAGAGATCCGCGCGTCGTCAGCGCCTACCTCGGAGGGTAA
- a CDS encoding M13-type metalloendopeptidase translates to MIKSWTGAFKCALLFAAAFFCVAGSAEAAWVNSDIADFPAGAKAPSYRDDFHRAVNYEWLSTAKIQKGEMLVGSFSEREDEVETQGKKLLRDRSLKSHEAALVQKFHGMLRDWKSRGRLGMEPVLPYIKRIEAIRDLDGLTSYLTDVRDPHFGSVLFDICVTPDNKDATNNTVAIAPTGLLLMDADEYRAKELSDSAKRRKAANDIFIVKLLQKAGYDKARAEAMNDGLFRVEKKLAAQAMGRKELYSPAAQAALYNVRTKEELAKASTRFPLTAAVDSLGSGGSREFVLMQPKWLASLNDLYRPENLEDIKSYLIISTLFSTANLLDRETRGWSVERGNAIMGSSGAVPDEKYAYGMVSAYLGEPLGRLYAERYADPKTKARIEGFIAKVVGYYRNMLHGESWLTESTRNKAVIKLDNLTVRVSHPDKWEDFSALDFKDTKEGGNLVEAVAAIADFKRLRDIKLVNTKVDRSKWDVTPQTVNAYYSGSDNSINIPAGILGGVFYSPAGGEEELLGAIGMVIGHEITHAFDTNGSQYDEKGNFVNWWTEADREAFDERAKKISDYFSTIEVLPGVKADGELVISEAIADLGGISCVTAIGREVPGFDFAKFFKAYARLWRSRKTKEAEEYYLKMDIHPLSYLRTNVNVQQMPEFYAAFDVKPGDGMYLAPEKRIALW, encoded by the coding sequence ATGATCAAATCATGGACCGGCGCGTTTAAGTGCGCACTGCTGTTTGCAGCCGCGTTTTTTTGCGTTGCCGGCAGCGCGGAGGCGGCATGGGTCAATTCGGACATCGCCGATTTCCCCGCCGGCGCTAAGGCGCCCTCATACCGCGACGACTTTCACCGCGCGGTGAACTACGAATGGCTCTCAACGGCTAAGATACAAAAGGGAGAAATGCTCGTCGGCTCCTTTTCAGAGAGAGAGGACGAGGTGGAGACGCAGGGAAAGAAACTGCTAAGGGACCGTTCTCTGAAAAGCCACGAGGCGGCGCTGGTGCAGAAGTTCCACGGCATGCTGCGCGACTGGAAGAGCCGCGGCCGCCTCGGGATGGAGCCGGTGCTGCCGTATATCAAACGCATCGAGGCGATCCGTGACCTGGACGGGCTGACTTCCTACCTGACCGACGTCCGCGATCCCCACTTCGGCTCCGTACTCTTCGACATCTGCGTAACGCCCGACAACAAAGACGCTACTAATAATACGGTGGCGATCGCCCCGACGGGGCTGCTGCTGATGGATGCCGACGAGTACCGCGCGAAGGAGCTCAGCGATTCGGCCAAACGCCGCAAAGCGGCGAACGATATTTTTATCGTCAAGCTGCTGCAAAAGGCCGGCTACGACAAGGCCCGCGCCGAGGCGATGAACGACGGCCTCTTCCGCGTCGAAAAAAAGCTGGCCGCGCAGGCGATGGGGCGGAAGGAGCTCTATTCGCCCGCGGCGCAGGCCGCCCTCTACAACGTGCGCACGAAGGAAGAGCTCGCCAAGGCTTCGACAAGGTTCCCGCTCACCGCGGCGGTCGATTCGCTGGGCTCCGGCGGCAGCCGCGAGTTCGTCCTCATGCAGCCGAAATGGCTAGCTTCCCTGAACGACCTCTACCGCCCGGAGAATCTTGAGGATATAAAGAGCTACCTCATCATCAGTACGCTGTTTTCAACAGCAAACCTGCTGGACCGCGAGACGCGCGGCTGGTCCGTGGAACGCGGAAACGCCATAATGGGCAGCAGCGGCGCGGTCCCCGACGAAAAGTACGCCTACGGAATGGTTTCGGCCTATCTCGGAGAACCGCTCGGCAGGTTATACGCAGAAAGATACGCCGACCCCAAGACGAAGGCCCGGATAGAAGGGTTTATTGCGAAGGTGGTCGGGTACTACCGGAACATGCTGCACGGCGAGAGCTGGCTGACGGAGAGCACGCGAAACAAGGCTGTGATCAAGCTCGACAATCTTACGGTGCGCGTCTCCCACCCTGACAAGTGGGAGGATTTTTCAGCGTTGGACTTTAAGGATACGAAAGAGGGCGGCAATCTCGTGGAAGCCGTCGCCGCCATTGCCGACTTCAAGCGCCTGCGCGACATCAAGCTGGTGAACACGAAGGTGGACAGGAGCAAGTGGGACGTCACGCCGCAAACGGTCAACGCCTACTATTCAGGCTCTGACAACTCGATCAACATCCCCGCCGGCATTCTTGGCGGCGTCTTCTATTCGCCCGCCGGAGGCGAGGAGGAATTGCTCGGAGCTATCGGCATGGTGATCGGGCACGAGATAACGCACGCCTTCGACACAAACGGCTCGCAGTACGATGAGAAGGGCAACTTCGTCAATTGGTGGACGGAGGCGGACCGCGAAGCCTTTGACGAACGCGCAAAGAAAATCAGCGACTACTTCTCGACGATCGAGGTGCTGCCCGGCGTGAAGGCCGACGGCGAACTGGTGATCAGCGAGGCGATCGCCGACCTCGGCGGCATCTCTTGCGTGACGGCGATCGGCCGCGAAGTGCCGGGATTCGATTTCGCGAAATTTTTCAAGGCCTACGCCCGGCTGTGGCGTAGCCGCAAGACCAAGGAGGCGGAGGAATACTATCTAAAAATGGACATCCACCCGCTTTCTTATCTGCGCACGAATGTAAACGTCCAGCAGATGCCGGAATTCTACGCCGCCTTCGATGTGAAGCCCGGGGACGGCATGTACCTCGCGCCGGAGAAGAGGATCGCCCTCTGGTAG
- a CDS encoding HAL/PAL/TAL family ammonia-lyase — translation MEIILTGNDLTVEKVWAIAVEGARAEISREAEAKLEAARTLVYDLARDETPVYGFNRGVGWNKDRKIEADQIDDFNRKLIYSHSLGIAPEASEAEVRAVMAVRLNCLLQGNTGIQPAIARRYAEFLNAGIHPVIPERGSVGEADITLLSHIGLAMIGEGDVNYKGRRISSAEAHKLAGLEPVKLGPKDGLAIVCSNSFSAGQAALALKELKDLADTGEIVSALALEGLNGNTSPLDPSALAARKYRGQQYSAERIRKYLEGSYIYQPDPRRPLQDPLCYRGAAHINGTLRDAVRYAEEALLTQINSTDDNPCVLTEERRMISVSNFEVTSLSTAFELLAIVLSHVSRASCYRMIKLANPELTGLPRFLSHDGGASHCFGTIQKTFTMMDTEIRLLSNPCSVDYMALAGAIEDHANNTPLVVQKLRKAIDNMKYIYGMEMMHACQAVELRKRGQELELGRGTKIAFSEFRKELKLYESDRPLSPDIRKAYEFIDGGVLLKEVRDKFL, via the coding sequence ATGGAAATTATACTCACAGGCAACGATCTGACAGTGGAAAAGGTCTGGGCGATCGCGGTCGAAGGGGCCCGGGCGGAGATAAGCCGCGAGGCCGAGGCAAAACTCGAAGCGGCAAGAACGCTCGTCTATGACCTTGCCCGCGACGAAACGCCGGTCTACGGCTTCAACAGGGGCGTCGGCTGGAACAAAGACCGCAAAATCGAGGCCGACCAGATAGACGACTTCAACCGCAAACTCATCTATTCCCATTCTCTGGGTATCGCGCCCGAGGCTTCAGAAGCCGAGGTGCGCGCGGTGATGGCCGTCAGGCTGAATTGCCTGCTTCAGGGAAACACCGGGATACAGCCCGCGATCGCGCGCCGTTACGCGGAATTTCTCAACGCGGGCATCCATCCCGTCATCCCCGAAAGGGGCTCCGTCGGCGAAGCGGACATCACGCTGCTCTCACACATCGGGCTCGCGATGATCGGCGAGGGCGACGTCAACTATAAGGGACGCCGCATTTCTTCCGCTGAGGCCCACAAACTGGCGGGGCTCGAGCCGGTAAAGCTCGGGCCGAAGGACGGACTGGCGATCGTATGCAGCAACTCCTTCTCCGCGGGGCAGGCGGCGCTGGCGCTCAAAGAGCTGAAAGACCTCGCGGACACGGGCGAGATAGTATCCGCCCTCGCGCTCGAAGGCTTGAACGGAAACACCTCGCCGCTTGACCCATCGGCTCTGGCGGCCCGCAAATACAGGGGACAGCAGTACAGCGCGGAACGCATCCGCAAATACCTCGAGGGCAGCTACATCTATCAGCCCGACCCGCGGCGGCCGCTCCAGGACCCGCTCTGCTACCGCGGCGCGGCGCATATAAACGGCACGCTGCGCGACGCGGTCCGCTACGCGGAGGAGGCGCTGCTGACACAGATAAACAGCACCGACGACAACCCCTGCGTCCTCACGGAGGAAAGGCGCATGATCTCCGTCTCCAACTTCGAGGTGACTTCGCTCAGCACCGCCTTTGAACTGCTGGCCATCGTCCTCTCGCACGTATCGCGCGCCTCCTGCTACCGCATGATCAAGCTCGCGAATCCCGAACTTACCGGACTGCCGCGCTTCCTCAGCCATGACGGCGGGGCCTCGCACTGCTTCGGCACCATCCAGAAGACCTTCACGATGATGGACACAGAGATCCGTCTGCTCTCCAACCCCTGCTCCGTGGACTACATGGCGCTGGCGGGCGCGATCGAGGACCACGCCAACAACACGCCGCTCGTCGTACAAAAGCTGAGAAAAGCGATCGACAACATGAAGTACATCTACGGCATGGAGATGATGCACGCCTGCCAGGCGGTGGAGCTGCGCAAGCGCGGGCAGGAGCTTGAGCTGGGCAGAGGCACGAAAATCGCCTTCAGCGAGTTCCGTAAAGAACTCAAACTCTACGAAAGCGACCGGCCGCTCTCGCCCGACATCCGCAAGGCCTACGAGTTCATCGACGGCGGCGTCCTGCTTAAAGAGGTCAGGGATAAATTCCTGTAA
- a CDS encoding FAD binding domain-containing protein yields MKAAKMLSPANLAELTAALPRMTEKSKVVAGGTDLVVAIKEGRARPDLLLNVLDVKEMRAVLKKADALEIGAAVPFGEIASAEAVRRYFPALADAAAHVGSKQIRNRGTIGGNIGSVSPAGDMLPVLLLYGASLRVAHASGEITERPFASMIEKGRLLPPSGGQVIVSVLLPLPPAGSASAFVKLGSRTEVTIARLSIAMSANFDADGRIASPTVTLGALAKAPIFAREAMTAIAGNYPDEAASARLAAALAREVDEAIPGRASQPYKRHAIRGAAADVFEKIISRRAGAPGTAS; encoded by the coding sequence ATGAAGGCCGCGAAGATGCTCTCTCCCGCAAACCTCGCGGAATTGACGGCGGCGCTGCCCAGGATGACTGAAAAAAGCAAGGTCGTTGCCGGGGGCACGGACCTCGTCGTCGCCATCAAAGAGGGCCGCGCGCGCCCCGACTTGCTGCTGAATGTGCTCGACGTTAAAGAGATGCGCGCCGTCTTAAAAAAAGCAGACGCGCTGGAGATAGGGGCGGCGGTCCCCTTCGGCGAGATAGCTTCCGCGGAGGCGGTGCGCCGGTACTTCCCCGCGCTTGCCGACGCCGCGGCGCACGTCGGCTCAAAACAGATACGCAACCGCGGCACGATCGGCGGCAACATCGGCAGCGTCTCCCCGGCGGGAGATATGCTTCCCGTGCTGCTGCTCTACGGCGCGAGCCTGCGCGTCGCCCACGCCTCGGGAGAGATCACGGAACGTCCCTTCGCCTCGATGATAGAAAAAGGCAGACTGCTCCCGCCCTCCGGCGGCCAGGTCATCGTCTCCGTTTTGCTGCCGCTGCCGCCCGCCGGCAGTGCCAGCGCCTTCGTCAAACTGGGCTCGCGCACGGAGGTCACGATCGCCAGGCTCAGCATCGCCATGTCAGCGAATTTTGACGCGGACGGGCGGATAGCCTCTCCCACCGTCACGCTCGGAGCGCTGGCAAAGGCCCCGATCTTTGCGAGAGAGGCGATGACGGCGATAGCAGGAAACTATCCCGACGAGGCGGCATCAGCACGGCTTGCCGCGGCCCTCGCGCGCGAGGTGGACGAGGCTATCCCGGGGCGCGCCTCGCAGCCCTACAAGCGCCATGCGATCAGAGGCGCGGCCGCGGACGTCTTTGAAAAAATCATCTCGCGGCGCGCGGGAGCGCCCGGCACGGCTTCATAG
- a CDS encoding (2Fe-2S)-binding protein produces the protein MMISFELNHKKYRMNVDPTKRLVDFLRDEMGLTGTKEGCGEGECGACTVILDKKAVHACLVLTGQINKKSLLTVEGLAQNGEPSPLQKAFIKHGAVQCGYCTPGMLMSASALLMENPRPTEAEVRLALAGNICRCGDYSAIVDAVLDAAEAEARR, from the coding sequence ATGATGATCAGCTTTGAACTCAACCATAAAAAATACAGGATGAACGTCGATCCCACAAAACGGCTCGTCGATTTCCTGCGCGACGAGATGGGGCTGACAGGGACGAAGGAGGGCTGCGGCGAGGGCGAATGCGGAGCCTGCACCGTCATTCTCGACAAAAAAGCGGTCCACGCCTGTCTCGTCCTCACGGGGCAGATAAACAAAAAAAGCCTTCTCACGGTCGAAGGACTGGCTCAAAACGGAGAGCCGTCGCCGCTGCAAAAGGCGTTTATAAAGCACGGTGCCGTCCAGTGCGGCTACTGCACGCCCGGCATGCTGATGTCGGCCTCGGCGCTGCTCATGGAAAACCCGCGCCCCACGGAGGCGGAGGTGCGGCTGGCGCTGGCGGGCAACATCTGCCGCTGCGGCGACTACAGCGCCATCGTCGACGCGGTCCTCGATGCGGCGGAAGCGGAGGCACGGCGATGA